Proteins from a single region of Streptomyces spectabilis:
- a CDS encoding AMP-dependent synthetase/ligase, which produces MTERLTHRPPTLSVLAEWAADRHGELPALRFKRAGQWREVSYRALRDEARRVGRALVGRGVAPGDRVAVLAETRAEWTYAHLGALAAGAVVVPVYPTAGADETAWVLGDSGASVVLCEDAARVAEVERLRDKLPGLRHLVAMTDPRAYEDAVGVADEVLLDRAGGRGPADPATIIYTSGTTGPPKGCVLTHGNLGAVQDASLPLIEGGPGDATYLYLPLAHLLAQLIEFTTLVQGGTLVYFGGRIEDVVAELAEARPTHLPSVPRLFEKVYATVLSLAESREGGRERFAEAVRVGVLAADGALPPELREAHEAADEALFAPVRQALGGRLRWALSGGAPIAPHVLDFLRACGIRAFEGYGMTESGGVISLNHPGAVRYGTVGRPVAGCEVRIADDGEVLARGANVFPGYHGDPAATRAALDADGWLHTGDLGALDEDGYLTITGRKKDLIITSGGKNLTPSLTELAVQASRFVSRAVMVGDRRPYPVALITLDAEEVTGWAGRAGVALTEPLSADPAVRALVQEAVDEANASASRPARIRDFAVLDEDFTVESGLLTPSLKVRRQAVAERYGPVVEALYGGLRQTGEA; this is translated from the coding sequence ATGACGGAACGCCTGACGCACCGGCCCCCGACCCTGTCCGTGCTCGCGGAGTGGGCGGCGGACCGCCACGGCGAGCTGCCCGCGCTGCGGTTCAAACGCGCCGGGCAGTGGCGGGAGGTGTCCTACCGGGCCCTGCGCGACGAGGCGCGGCGGGTGGGCCGGGCGCTCGTCGGCAGGGGCGTGGCGCCCGGCGACCGGGTCGCGGTGCTCGCCGAGACCCGCGCCGAGTGGACGTACGCGCACCTCGGCGCGCTCGCGGCGGGCGCGGTCGTCGTGCCCGTCTATCCGACGGCGGGCGCGGACGAGACGGCCTGGGTGCTCGGGGACTCGGGGGCTTCGGTGGTCCTGTGCGAGGACGCGGCGCGCGTCGCCGAGGTGGAGCGCCTCCGCGACAAGCTGCCGGGCCTCCGTCACCTCGTGGCGATGACGGACCCGCGGGCGTACGAGGATGCCGTCGGGGTCGCCGACGAGGTGCTGCTCGACCGGGCGGGCGGCCGGGGGCCCGCGGACCCCGCGACCATCATCTACACCTCCGGCACCACCGGGCCACCCAAGGGCTGTGTGCTCACCCACGGCAACCTCGGGGCCGTGCAGGACGCCTCGCTGCCGCTCATCGAGGGCGGGCCCGGCGACGCGACGTACCTCTATCTGCCGCTCGCGCACCTTCTCGCGCAGCTCATCGAGTTCACGACCCTCGTCCAGGGCGGCACCCTCGTGTACTTCGGCGGGCGGATCGAGGACGTCGTCGCCGAGCTGGCCGAGGCCCGGCCGACGCATCTGCCGTCGGTGCCGCGCCTGTTCGAGAAGGTGTACGCGACGGTGCTCTCGCTCGCCGAGTCCCGGGAGGGCGGGCGCGAGCGCTTCGCGGAGGCGGTGCGCGTGGGCGTCCTCGCGGCGGACGGGGCGCTGCCGCCGGAGCTCCGGGAGGCGCACGAGGCCGCCGACGAGGCGCTGTTCGCTCCGGTCAGGCAGGCGCTCGGGGGCCGGCTGCGGTGGGCCCTCAGCGGTGGCGCGCCGATCGCCCCGCACGTCCTGGACTTCCTGCGGGCCTGCGGCATCCGGGCCTTCGAGGGGTACGGGATGACGGAGTCGGGCGGCGTCATCAGCCTGAACCACCCCGGCGCCGTCAGGTACGGCACGGTGGGGCGGCCCGTCGCGGGCTGCGAGGTGCGGATCGCGGACGACGGCGAGGTCCTCGCGCGCGGGGCCAACGTGTTCCCCGGCTACCACGGCGACCCGGCCGCGACCCGCGCGGCGCTCGACGCCGACGGCTGGCTGCACACCGGCGACCTGGGCGCGCTGGACGAGGACGGCTATCTGACCATCACCGGGCGCAAGAAGGACCTCATCATCACCTCGGGCGGCAAGAACCTGACGCCGTCCCTCACCGAACTCGCCGTCCAGGCCTCGCGGTTCGTCTCGCGCGCGGTCATGGTCGGCGACCGGCGGCCCTACCCCGTCGCGCTGATCACGCTCGACGCGGAGGAGGTCACGGGGTGGGCGGGGCGCGCGGGCGTCGCCCTCACCGAGCCGCTCTCGGCCGATCCGGCGGTCCGCGCCCTGGTCCAGGAGGCCGTCGACGAGGCGAACGCGAGCGCGTCGCGCCCGGCGCGGATCCGTGACTTCGCCGTCCTGGACGAGGACTTCACGGTCGAATCGGGGCTCCTGACGCCGAGCCTGAAGGTGCGGCGGCAGGCGGTGGCCGAGCGCTACGGGCCGGTGGTGGAGGCGCTGTACGGCGGGCTACGGCAGACCGGCGAGGCGTAG
- a CDS encoding AzlD domain-containing protein: MNAPLVCVLALAAGTYVFRLAGPLLQGRVELPARTQELLAVGATVILVALLATGAFTEGHDFAGWSRPAGVLVGAALAWRRAPFVLVVLGAAGATALLRLAGLP; encoded by the coding sequence ATGAACGCCCCGCTCGTCTGCGTCCTGGCCCTGGCCGCCGGGACCTATGTCTTCCGGCTCGCCGGGCCGCTACTCCAGGGACGGGTGGAACTGCCCGCGCGCACGCAGGAGTTGCTGGCCGTCGGCGCCACCGTGATCCTCGTGGCGCTCCTCGCGACCGGCGCCTTCACCGAGGGCCACGACTTCGCGGGGTGGTCGCGCCCGGCGGGAGTGCTCGTGGGGGCGGCGCTCGCCTGGCGCCGCGCGCCGTTCGTGCTGGTGGTCCTGGGCGCGGCGGGCGCCACGGCGCTGCTACGCCTCGCCGGTCTGCCGTAG
- a CDS encoding AzlC family ABC transporter permease produces the protein MRSTQRTGGPIERTPGLVRFSDLPPDVLRDIALVLLADLVVGVSFGAIAVAGGLPVWLPVTMSLLVYAGSAQFSAVAVLTSGGGAAAAAATGLLLNTRTAAFSLAVADSLGRSWAARLVGAHLVTDETAAFVLAQPDPRRRKAAFWISGIGLFVAWNVSVLAGALAGSALGDTARFGLDAAFPAVLVALVLPVLRDADGGARRAAAVGAVLAVAAAPVLPAGLPVLLALLGLLATGRRPAGGAA, from the coding sequence ATGCGTTCGACACAGCGAACGGGCGGCCCGATAGAGCGAACACCCGGGCTCGTCCGCTTCTCCGACCTTCCCCCCGACGTGCTCCGCGACATCGCCCTCGTGCTGCTCGCCGACCTCGTCGTCGGCGTGTCCTTCGGCGCGATCGCCGTGGCGGGCGGCCTGCCGGTGTGGCTGCCCGTCACTATGTCGCTGCTCGTGTACGCGGGCTCCGCCCAGTTCAGCGCGGTCGCCGTGCTCACGTCGGGCGGCGGCGCGGCCGCGGCCGCCGCGACCGGGCTCCTCCTCAACACCCGCACCGCCGCCTTCAGCCTGGCCGTGGCGGACAGCCTGGGCCGGTCCTGGGCCGCGCGGCTCGTGGGCGCGCACCTCGTCACCGACGAGACGGCGGCGTTCGTCCTGGCCCAGCCCGACCCGCGGCGGCGCAAGGCCGCGTTCTGGATATCCGGCATCGGCCTGTTCGTCGCCTGGAACGTCAGCGTGCTCGCGGGCGCCCTGGCCGGCTCCGCGCTCGGCGACACCGCGCGGTTCGGGCTCGACGCCGCGTTCCCCGCCGTGCTCGTGGCCCTCGTCCTGCCCGTCCTGCGGGACGCCGACGGCGGCGCGCGCCGGGCGGCGGCCGTCGGCGCGGTGCTCGCGGTGGCGGCGGCCCCGGTCCTCCCCGCGGGTCTGCCGGTGCTGCTCGCGCTCCTCGGCCTGCTCGCGACGGGCCGCCGTCCCGCCGGAGGTGCGGCATGA
- a CDS encoding helix-turn-helix domain-containing protein: MRRERARAGLSLSELAKRAGIAKSTLSQLEAATGNPGIETVWALAVALGVPFSALMESPAPAVTVIRAGEGPTMHAERSSYAGTLLSRGPSGLRRDIYHGAMEPGPARESDPHNPGTVEHLIVSTGHLLAGPRDEPVELFPGDYMSYRGDVPHAYEALVPGTTFVLVMQHV, encoded by the coding sequence CTGCGCCGGGAGCGGGCGCGCGCCGGGCTCTCGCTCTCGGAGCTGGCCAAGCGTGCCGGAATCGCCAAGTCCACGCTGTCCCAGCTGGAGGCGGCGACCGGCAATCCGGGCATCGAGACGGTCTGGGCGCTCGCCGTGGCGCTCGGGGTGCCGTTCAGCGCGCTCATGGAGTCGCCCGCCCCCGCCGTCACCGTGATCCGCGCGGGCGAGGGGCCGACCATGCACGCGGAGCGCTCCTCGTACGCGGGCACGCTGCTCTCCAGGGGCCCGTCCGGACTCCGGCGTGACATCTACCACGGCGCCATGGAGCCCGGCCCGGCGCGCGAGTCCGACCCGCACAACCCCGGCACCGTGGAGCATCTGATCGTCTCCACCGGCCACCTCCTCGCGGGGCCGCGCGACGAGCCGGTGGAGCTGTTCCCCGGGGACTACATGTCGTACCGGGGCGATGTGCCGCACGCGTACGAGGCGCTGGTGCCGGGGACGACGTTCGTCCTGGTGATGCAGCACGTGTAG
- a CDS encoding MurR/RpiR family transcriptional regulator, translated as MKISEPPEGGAVDGPAGPGGPGGPGGADDESGAGGVARLRTAVRGQWETLSASERAVAQYLASAPAESLLFASAQELGTASGTSNATVVRALQRLGYAGLPALKRDLATDFTAAVAPEVRLAKRIAHVGRDLGGIWDEVFDEAQERIEHARRLTPDDALRTAVGVLADAGEIHAYGVAASELAARHLALTLGRVGRRARYVGATGFALADHLLALRQGDAVVIFQPGRDLAELSVFIERARAVGARVLLVTDELAERYGGRVDAVLTAPHTPTGITTEALTALVVADVLLLALTTLDEARAVDTSHQLTALREQLLAPRPRKA; from the coding sequence ATGAAGATTTCAGAGCCGCCGGAGGGCGGAGCGGTGGACGGACCCGCCGGGCCCGGCGGACCCGGCGGACCCGGCGGGGCGGACGACGAGAGCGGCGCGGGCGGCGTCGCGCGGCTGCGCACCGCCGTGCGCGGCCAGTGGGAGACCCTGTCCGCGTCCGAGCGCGCCGTCGCCCAGTACCTGGCGAGCGCGCCCGCCGAGTCCCTGCTCTTCGCCTCCGCGCAGGAGCTGGGCACGGCCAGCGGGACCAGCAACGCCACGGTCGTGCGCGCCCTGCAGCGCCTCGGGTACGCGGGCCTGCCCGCGCTCAAGCGCGACCTCGCCACGGACTTCACGGCGGCGGTCGCGCCCGAGGTGCGGCTCGCCAAGCGCATCGCGCACGTCGGCCGGGACCTCGGCGGCATCTGGGACGAGGTCTTCGACGAGGCGCAGGAGCGCATCGAGCACGCCCGCCGCCTCACCCCCGACGACGCGCTGCGCACGGCCGTCGGCGTCCTCGCCGACGCGGGCGAGATCCACGCGTACGGAGTCGCCGCGTCCGAGCTGGCCGCGCGCCATCTGGCCCTCACCCTGGGCCGCGTGGGACGGCGCGCGCGGTACGTGGGCGCGACCGGGTTCGCGCTCGCCGACCACCTGCTCGCGCTGCGCCAGGGCGACGCCGTGGTGATCTTCCAGCCGGGGCGGGATCTGGCGGAGCTCTCCGTGTTCATCGAGCGGGCGCGGGCGGTGGGGGCGCGGGTCCTGCTGGTGACGGACGAGCTGGCCGAGCGGTACGGGGGGCGCGTGGACGCGGTGCTCACCGCGCCGCACACGCCCACGGGGATCACCACCGAGGCGCTGACCGCCCTGGTCGTGGCGGACGTGCTGCTCCTCGCCCTGACCACGCTCGACGAGGCGCGGGCCGTGGACACCTCGCATCAGCTGACGGCGCTGCGGGAGCAGCTGCTGGCCCCCCGGCCGCGGAAGGCATAG
- a CDS encoding C45 family autoproteolytic acyltransferase/hydolase — protein MAPRTTSDRSSRVLPVVEISGTPTERGRQYGEAVRPQLHAALGYYAAAFGQSAGLTWEQVTARAARWLKPVREYAPHLEEEMAGIADGAGVDLLDVLALNARGEVIYDRSFKRMAVPEGAQAPDAEATAEAADGCTSFAAYGPASGDGHVYAGQNWDWRAGVADTVVMLRVVQPPKPTLIMQVEAGQIGRQGANSAGIALNANGLGGRFSDAVGLPQTVVRRSVLDQHAVTDAVDVLCRTRAHIASNALLTCREGFAIDLETTPAGHGWMYPKDGLLVHGNHYQAGVPAALAPGYRPLSPDSLVRVPRAEEGLAALRGATGPDESLKIIKQAMSDHLGHPESLCTHPDPRRTELRQWATLVSSCVDLTTGDYRVTAGTPCDRDYQHLPWNLYDGPFGDTTGDATGATR, from the coding sequence ATGGCGCCGCGCACCACCTCCGACCGGTCCTCCCGGGTCCTTCCCGTGGTCGAGATCTCCGGCACGCCGACCGAGCGCGGCCGTCAGTACGGCGAGGCCGTCCGCCCCCAACTGCACGCGGCCCTCGGGTACTACGCGGCCGCGTTCGGCCAGTCGGCGGGTCTGACCTGGGAGCAGGTGACCGCCCGTGCCGCCCGCTGGCTCAAGCCCGTCCGGGAGTACGCGCCGCACCTGGAGGAGGAGATGGCCGGCATCGCGGACGGCGCGGGGGTGGACCTGCTCGACGTCCTCGCGTTGAACGCGCGCGGTGAGGTGATCTACGACAGATCCTTCAAGCGGATGGCGGTGCCCGAGGGGGCGCAGGCCCCGGACGCCGAGGCCACCGCCGAAGCCGCCGACGGCTGCACCTCCTTCGCGGCCTACGGCCCGGCCAGCGGCGACGGCCATGTGTACGCGGGACAGAACTGGGACTGGCGCGCCGGAGTGGCCGACACCGTCGTGATGCTGCGCGTCGTGCAGCCCCCGAAGCCCACCCTGATCATGCAGGTCGAGGCGGGCCAGATAGGCCGCCAGGGGGCCAATTCGGCGGGCATCGCCCTCAATGCGAACGGCCTCGGCGGGCGCTTCAGCGACGCGGTGGGCCTGCCGCAGACCGTGGTGCGCCGCAGCGTGCTCGACCAGCACGCCGTCACCGACGCCGTGGACGTCCTCTGCCGCACCCGCGCCCACATCGCGTCGAACGCGCTGCTCACCTGCCGCGAAGGCTTCGCCATCGACCTGGAGACGACCCCCGCGGGGCACGGCTGGATGTACCCGAAGGACGGCCTGCTCGTGCACGGCAACCACTACCAGGCGGGGGTGCCCGCGGCCCTGGCCCCCGGCTACCGCCCGCTGTCCCCGGACTCCCTGGTGCGCGTCCCGCGCGCGGAGGAGGGCCTGGCCGCCCTGCGCGGCGCCACGGGACCCGACGAGTCGCTCAAGATCATCAAGCAGGCGATGTCCGACCACCTGGGCCACCCCGAGTCCCTGTGCACCCACCCGGACCCGCGCCGCACCGAGCTCAGGCAGTGGGCCACGCTCGTCTCCTCCTGCGTGGACCTGACCACCGGCGACTACCGCGTCACGGCGGGCACCCCCTGCGACCGCGACTACCAGCACCTTCCCTGGAACCTGTACGACGGCCCGTTCGGAGACACCACCGGAGACGCCACCGGAGCCACCAGATGA
- a CDS encoding ABC transporter substrate-binding protein: MTHPSRRPTGTGTGRAAPRQGARAAAGLVAASLLAAGCAGADTNTLGGAPADAAKLALRATTPPAQGPLDRADWLLEDEPDSLDLDRQGGSAGRVVLTNICERLYQLQPDMSVKPFLAEKARTPDDRTLVLTVRDGVTFHDGSKLTAADVLWSLKRHAAKDMEQSDEFGNVSSMRRTGPRELTIRFKEPDALFTKALAGDAGIVWNPRRVADAGKEFGTPGQADACSGPYRLKEWKSGDSLTIEAYADYWGPKPLTRRVVFRWASDSALVNALRTGAADGTYAESPNTAAALRRTKDLRQYYGPSTASLVLIPTARGGLKDPAIRRALSLSLDRKGIADSGYGGLVQPWAAPVGAGAWGYERPRFAAAQKKLSATAPETPTADDLAEAKKLVKEAGAPGDPVVIGTDSSQGRTVVANATRAALQRIGVPAQIKTVPPAQFEEFYSDPQARADIDVLVADWYISKADPMGFYDNGLSDSSNNWVGFKDAAYDRLVHKALATLDDAERARLTTEAQRRFVDAAVWIPVAQVPTALVLSDRLTGPPASQSYLYYPWAARLGARKG; encoded by the coding sequence ATGACGCACCCATCGAGGCGACCGACGGGCACGGGCACGGGCAGGGCCGCGCCGCGGCAGGGAGCGCGCGCCGCCGCCGGGCTCGTCGCGGCGTCCCTGCTCGCGGCGGGCTGCGCGGGAGCCGACACCAACACCCTGGGCGGCGCCCCCGCCGACGCCGCGAAGCTGGCCCTGCGCGCCACCACCCCGCCCGCGCAGGGCCCCCTGGACCGGGCCGACTGGCTTCTCGAGGACGAGCCCGACTCGCTCGACCTCGACCGCCAGGGCGGCAGCGCCGGCCGCGTCGTCCTCACCAACATCTGCGAGCGGCTGTATCAGCTCCAGCCCGACATGAGCGTCAAGCCGTTCCTCGCCGAGAAGGCCCGCACGCCGGACGACCGCACGCTCGTCCTGACCGTCCGCGACGGCGTCACCTTCCACGACGGCTCGAAGCTCACCGCCGCCGACGTGCTGTGGAGCCTCAAGCGGCACGCCGCGAAGGACATGGAGCAGTCGGACGAGTTCGGCAACGTGTCCTCGATGCGCAGGACCGGCCCCCGCGAGCTGACGATCCGCTTCAAGGAGCCCGACGCCCTGTTCACCAAGGCCCTCGCCGGGGACGCGGGCATCGTGTGGAACCCCCGCCGCGTCGCCGACGCGGGCAAGGAGTTCGGCACCCCCGGCCAGGCCGACGCCTGCTCGGGTCCGTACCGCCTCAAGGAGTGGAAGTCCGGCGACTCCCTCACCATCGAGGCGTACGCGGACTACTGGGGCCCCAAGCCGCTGACCCGCCGCGTCGTCTTCCGCTGGGCCTCCGACAGCGCGCTGGTCAACGCCCTGCGCACGGGCGCGGCCGACGGCACGTACGCCGAGTCGCCGAACACGGCCGCCGCGCTGCGCCGCACGAAGGACCTCCGGCAGTACTACGGCCCCTCCACCGCGTCCCTCGTCCTCATCCCCACCGCGCGCGGCGGCCTCAAGGACCCCGCGATCCGCCGCGCCCTGTCCCTCTCCCTGGACCGCAAGGGCATCGCCGACTCCGGCTACGGCGGCCTCGTGCAGCCCTGGGCCGCCCCCGTCGGCGCCGGAGCCTGGGGCTATGAGCGGCCCCGGTTCGCCGCCGCCCAGAAGAAGCTGAGCGCCACCGCCCCCGAGACCCCGACCGCCGACGACCTCGCCGAGGCCAAGAAGCTGGTCAAGGAGGCAGGGGCCCCCGGCGACCCCGTCGTCATCGGCACCGACAGCAGCCAGGGCCGCACCGTCGTGGCCAACGCCACCCGTGCCGCGCTCCAGCGGATCGGGGTGCCGGCACAGATCAAGACCGTGCCGCCCGCGCAGTTCGAGGAGTTCTACAGCGACCCCCAGGCCCGCGCCGACATCGACGTCCTCGTCGCCGACTGGTACATCTCCAAGGCCGACCCCATGGGCTTCTACGACAACGGCCTGTCCGACTCCTCCAACAACTGGGTCGGCTTCAAGGACGCGGCGTACGACCGCCTCGTGCACAAGGCCCTGGCCACGCTCGACGACGCCGAGCGGGCCCGGCTCACCACCGAGGCGCAGCGGCGGTTCGTGGACGCCGCCGTGTGGATCCCCGTCGCCCAGGTGCCCACCGCGCTCGTCCTCAGCGACCGCCTCACCGGACCACCCGCCTCCCAGTCGTACCTCTACTACCCGTGGGCCGCCCGGCTGGGCGCGCGGAAAGGCTAG